Proteins encoded within one genomic window of Camelina sativa cultivar DH55 chromosome 19, Cs, whole genome shotgun sequence:
- the LOC104765815 gene encoding D-3-phosphoglycerate dehydrogenase 3, chloroplastic: protein MATTTLVNLSSIFSSRLVTTPSFSQRRRIILVTTSCTGGGGGGKPTILVTEKLGQAGIDLLKKYANVDCSYDLSLEEICTKISLCDALIVRSGTKVGRDVFESSRGRLKVVGRAGVGIDNVDLAAATEYGCLVVNAPTANTVAAAEHGIALLTAMARNVAQADASIKAGKWTRNKYIGVSLVGKTLAVLGFGKVGSEVARRARGLGMHVITHDPYAPADRARAIGVELVSFEVAISTADFISLHLPLTAATSKLLNDETFARMKKGVRIVNVARGGVIDEEALLRALDSGIVAQAALDVFTVEPPVEGNKLVLHESVTATPHLGASTMEAQEGVAIEVAEAVIGALRGELAATAVNAPMVPLEVLRELKPYVVLAEKLGRLAVQLVTGGSGVNAVKVTYASSRDPDDLDTRLLRAMVIKGLIEPISSVFINLVNSDYVAKQRGVKISEERMVLDGSPENPIEYITVRIANVESRFASALSESGEIKVEGRVKQGVPSLTKVGLFGVDVSLEGSVILCRQVDQPGMIGRVASILGDENVNVSFMSVGRIAPGKQAVMAIGVDEQPSKETLKKIGDISAIEEFVFLKL, encoded by the exons ATGGCGACGACGACACTTGTGAATCTATCATCGATCTTCTCCTCAAGGCTCGTCACTACTCCTTCCTTCAGTCAGAGGCGACGGATCATCCTCGTTACTACGTCTTGtaccggaggaggaggaggagggaagcCGACGATTCTCGTAACGGAGAAGCTCGGTCAAGCGGGGATTGATCTGCTTAAAAAGTACGCTAATGTGGATTGCTCTTATGATCTGAGTCTCGAGGAGATTTGCACGAAGATCTCTCTATGTGATGCGCTTATCGTGAGGAGTGGTACTAAAGTTGGGAGAGATGTGTTTGAGTCTTCTCGCGGGAGGCTTAAGGTTGTTGGACGCGCTGGAGTTGGGATTGATAATGTTGATTTGGCTGCTGCTACCGAGTATGGTTGTTTGGTTGTCAATGCTCCCACTGCTAACACCGTCGCTGCTGCTGAGCACGGTATTGCTCTTTTGACCGCCATGGCTAGGAATGTTGCTCAAGCTGATGCTTCTATCAAAGCTG GCAAGTGGACGAGAAACAAGTATATAGGTGTTTCACTTGTTGGGAAGACTCTTGCTGTTCTTGGTTTTGGTAAAGTTGGATCAGAGGTTGCTAGACGAGCCAGGGGACTCGGGATGCATGTCATTACGCATGATCCTTACGCACCAGCGGATCGTGCACGTGCCATTGGTGTGGAGTTGGTTAGTTTTGAAGTAGCGATTTCAACTGCAGACTTTATCTCTTTGCATCTGCCTCTCACTGCTGCTACTTCGAAGCTGCTGAATGATGAGACGTTTGCGAGAATGAAGAAAGGAGTGCGTATTGTCAATGTTGCTCGTGGTGGAGTTATTGACGAGGAAGCTCTTTTGAGAGCGCTTGATTCCGGTATTGTTGCTCAGGCAGCTCTTGATGTTTTCACTGTGGAGCCACCTGTTGAAGGCAACAAGTTGGTGTTACATGAGAGTGTTACTGCCACGCCTCATCTTGGTGCCAGTACCATGGAGGCTCAG GAAGGAGTGGCTATCGAAGTCGCAGAAGCTGTTATTGGGGCTTTGAGAGGAGAACTTGCTGCTACCGCCGTCAATGCACCAATGGTTCCACTAGAG GTATTGAGGGAGCTGAAACCGTACGTTGTGCTCGCTGAGAAGCTTGGGAGGCTAGCTGTACAATTGGTAACTGGTGGAAGCGGTGTGAATGCTGTGAAAGTGACTTATGCTTCTTCAAGAGATCCTGATGATCTCGACACTAGACTTCTCCGTGCCATGGTCATTAAGGGACTCATTGAACCCATTTCCAGCGTATTCATAAACCTGGTTAACTCCGATTATGTTGCTAAACAACGAGGAGTCAAAATCTCAGAAGAACGTATGGTTCTTGACGGCTCACCAGAGAATCCAATTGAATACATAACTGTTCGGATCGCAAACGTCGAATCAAGATTCGCCAGTGCGTTATCAGAGTCTGGTGAGATCAAAGTAGAAGGCAGAGTGAAACAAGGGGTTCCAAGTCTAACTAAAGTGGGGTTATTTGGTGTGGATGTGAGTTTAGAAGGAAGTGTGATTCTGTGCAGACAAGTTGATCAGCCTGGGATGATTGGTAGAGTTGCTAGCATCTTAGGAGATGAAAATGTGAATGTGAGCTTCATGAGTGTTGGTCGAATTGCTCCAGGGAAGCAAGCGGTGATGGCAATAGGAGTAGATGAACAACCAAGCAAAGAAACTTTGAAGAAAATCGGAGACATTTCTGCCATTGAAgagtttgtttttctaaaactaTAG
- the LOC104765816 gene encoding transcription factor bHLH113 has protein sequence MGDNSAEDHDDLALVEAEGVTSFSELLMFSDGVLSSSDHQRESSSGGDGGEDSLGFVFSGKTGSRMLCFSGGYQNDDASLFLEPSSLPSSGVPVLDPSCIKIDDCKNFKDACTVDKSTKPSNKKRTGTGNEHEPDQNRQPGKKCKRNQDKSSLGTVKVRKERLGERIAALQQLVSPYGKTDAASVLHEAMGYIKFLQDQIQVLCSPYLINHTLADGGVVTGDVMAAMKAKDLRSRGLCLVPVSSTVHVENSNGADFWSPATMGHTTTTSPSTLHHQGF, from the exons ATGGGAGATAATAGCGCAGAAGATCACGACGACCTAGCTTTGGTGGAAGCTGAAGGAGTCACGAGCTTCTCCGAACTTCTTATGTTCTCGGATGGCGTTCTCAGCTCTTCCGACCACCAACGCGAGAGTAGTAGTGGCGGCGATGGTGGAGAAGACAGCTTAGGTTTTGTATTCTCAGGCAAAACTGGTTCAAGAATGCTCTGTTTTAGCGGAGGCTATCAAAACGACGACGCCTCACTTTTCTTGGAACCTTCTTCTCTTCCCTCCTCCGGAGTCCCTGTTCTTGACCCTTCATGCATTAAGATCGATGATTGCAAGAACTTTAAAGACGCTTGCACTGTTGATAAATCTACTAAACCATCAAAC aagaagagaaccggAACGGGTAATGAGCATGAACCGGATCAGAATCGCCAACCGGGTAAGAAATGCAAGCGAAATCAAGATAAATCATCACTTGGAACTGTAAAG gtCAGGAAAGAAAGGTTAGGGGAAAGAATCGCAGCGTTGCAGCAGTTGGTTTCTCCATACGGCAAG AcagatgcagcttctgtgttgCATGAAGCGATGGGTTACATCAAATTCTTACAAGATCAGATTCAAGTCCTTTGCTCTCCTTATCTTATCAACCACACTCTTGCA GACGGTGGAGTTGTCACCGGAGATGTTATGGCGGCGATGAAAGCGAAAGACTTGAGAAGCAGAGGATTGTGCCTAGTACCTGTCTCATCCACCGTACACGTGGAAAATTCCAACGGCGCTGATTTCTGGTCACCTGCTACGATGGGTCACACTACTACTACGTCACCGTCGACACTGCATCATCAAGGATTTTAA
- the LOC109124598 gene encoding uncharacterized protein LOC109124598 isoform X1, with translation MAVFPIGSHFAPPHQMTKRHALSTSSPISLSTRLPQNVSFSKISGSGLSRHSVLAKAEDKIKSSSPSSLDEPIDDDEVRVPTMLSFTKIQFCQDLMDSSGTCDPICSVDEPSSSYFEANYQPKTDIIKALAVLAAALTGTAAINHSWVAANQDIAMALLFVIGYAGIIFEESLAFNKSGIGLLMAVSLWVVRSIGAPSTEIAVLDLQHATAEVSEIVFFLLGAMTIVEIVDAHQGFKLVTDNITTRKPKTLLWVVGFVTFFLSSILDNLTSTIVMVSLLRKLVPQSEYRKLLGAVVVIAANAGGAWTPIGDVTTTMLWIHGQISTLPTMLDLFIPSAVSLAVPLALLSLTSEVNGKEQDSKDVMASEKMAPRGKLVFGVGLGALVFVPVFKALTGLPPYMGILLGLGVLWILTDAIHYGESERQKLKVPQALSRIDTQGALFFLGILLSVSSLEAAGILREIANYLDANIPNVELIASAIGVVSAIIDNVPLVAATMGMYDLTSFPQDSEFWQLIAFCAGTGGSMLVIGSAAGVAFMGMEKVDFFWYFRKVSGFAFAGYAAGIAAYLAVHNLHLSIPTTVAQIPFLPGS, from the exons ATGGCGGTGTTTCCTATCGGCTCTCACTTCGCGCCGCCGCATCAGATGACGAAGAGACACGCCCTCTCGACTTCATCTCCTATCTCTCTCTCGACCCGATTGCCACAAAATGTCTCCTTCTCGAAAATATCAGGCTCGGGGCTTTCCAGACATAGCGTTCTCGCTAAAGCCGAGGATAAGATAAAGagctcttctccttcttctctcgaTGAACCAATCGATGACGATGAGGTTCGAGTTCCCACGATGCTCTCTTTTACAAAAATTCAATTTTGCCAA GATTTGATGGACTCATCAGGAACATGTGATCCTATATGCTCGGTTGATGAACCTAGTTCAAGTTACTTTGAGGCTAATTACCAACCAAAGACAGATATAATCAAAGCCCTTGCTGTTCTTGCAGCAGCTCTTACAGGAACAGCTGCCATTAATCATTCCTGGGTTGCTGCTAATCag GATATTGCTATGGCATTGTTGTTCGTAATAGGATACGCTGGAATCATCTTCGAAGAGTCTTTAGCTTTTAATAAAAGTGGAATAGGACTGTTGATGGCTGTGAGTTTGTGGGTTGTGCGGAGCATTGGG GCTCCTTCAACTGAGATAGCTGTTTTAGATCTTCAACATGCAACAGCTGAAGTTAGTgaaattgtatttttcttgCTTGGCGCAATGACCATTGTGGAGATAGTTGATGCTCACCAAGGTTTTAAGTTGGTTACAGACAATATCACCACTCGGAAGCCAAAGACACTTTTATGGGTG GTCGGCTTCGTGACATTTTTCCTCAGTTCGATTCTAGACAATTTGACCTCTACCATTGTCATGGTTTCTTTATTGAGGAAACTGGTTCCTCAATCAGAATACCGCAA ACTTCTAGGAGCTGTTGTGGTAATAGCAGCAAATGCAGGAGGAGCATGGACTCCAATTGGTGATGTTACTACAACTATGTTATGGATTCATGGTCAGATATCCACCTTACCGACTATGCTG GACCTTTTTATACCTTCTGCCGTGTCTCTTGCTGTTCCACTAGCCCTCTTGTCCTTAACCAG tGAGGTAAATGGAAAGGAACAGGATTCTAAAGATGTAATGGCTTCTGAAAAGATGGCTCCAAGAGGAAAGCTAGTTTTTGGAGTTGGCCTTGGAGCGTTGGTATTTGTTCCAGTCTTTAAAGCTCTTACTGGATTGCCTCCTTACATGGGTATCTTGTTGGGTCTTGGAGTTCTTTGGATTTTGACGGATGCCATTCATTACGGTGAATCAGAAAGACAAAAGCTCAAAGTACCTCAGGCCTTATCTCGAATTGACACACAAGGCGCTCTGTTTTTCCTGGGGATTCTTTTATCTGTTAGCAG CCTTGAGGCAGCTGGGATCCTCCGAGAGATTGCAAACTACCTTGATGCTAATATACCCAATGTTGAGCTAATCGCAAGTGCTATTGGTGTTGTATCAGCAATCATAGACAATGTTCCATTGGTTGCAGCGACAATGGGGATGTATGATCTCACATCATTCCCTCAAGATTCTGAATTTTGGCAGCTCATTGCATTCTGCGCCGGCACTGGTGGTTCCATGCTTGTCATCGGTTCTGCTGCTGGTGTAGCCTTCATGGGGATGGAGAAAGTTGATTTCTTTTGGTACTTCCGAAAG GTTAGTGGTTTTGCTTTTGCTGGTTATGCTGCTGGTATTGCGGCTTACCTTGCAGTTCATAATCTTCATTTGTCGATCCCAACAACGGTGGCTCAGATCCCATTTCTCCCTGGTTCATAA
- the LOC104765817 gene encoding LYR motif-containing protein At3g19508: MKKVLRVYGGVLRLVRLLPADTRPYYAKYARENFVNYREVDQSETSLDELFQRAYNHSLWVLKKYSIDESAGKKLKEICFE, from the exons ATGAAGAAGGTGCTGAGAGTATACGGCGGCGTTTTGAGGCTAGTGAGGCTTTTACCGGCGGACACGAGGCCGTATTACGCCAAGTACGCCAGGGAGAACTTCGTTAATTACCGTGAGGTCGACCAAAGCGAAACATCCCTCGACGAACTCTTCCAACGAGCTTACAATCACTCACTTTGGGTACTCAAGAAG TATTCCATTGACGAATCCGCGGGGAAGAAGCTGAAGGAGATTTGTTTTGAATGA
- the LOC104765818 gene encoding homeobox protein HAT3.1 produces MNGAAAFKRVTRSSASGLKQINVDSGGEVKDPTVDNVSEQGNASVPLKPSEAGSQMPNDANGVRGNGKGKEVQTPTPQTGKKRSNTKTKFSGSYRELVIGLPCRGQFEIQRSRSSKSSKRLGGGGERNVLFSSHKSAQRSKDAAAGSSSAAANNTPVGSIPRKRKKTTKKGEVREDDEYTRIKKKLRYLLKRINYEQNLIDAYSLEGWRGSSLEKLRPEKELERATKEILQRKVKIRDLFQHLDTLCAEGSLPESLFDSHGAISSDDIFCAKCGSKDLSVDNDIILCDGFCDRGFHQYCLEPPLRKDDIPPDDESWLCPGCDCKDDSLDLLNDSLGTKLSVSDSWEKIFPEAAAALAGGDQNLNCDLPSDDSDDEEYDPDGLNDNENDEDNSEDSDESENEDGSSDESDFTSASDEMIESFKEGKDIMADIMALPSDDSEDDDYDPEAPTRDEDEIQESSNSDCTSDSEDIETSFKGNESNQQDEATPLEDPGRKKPQLPYDSISESDAVLDDGLAGVPRRRNVERLDYKKLYDEEYENVPSSSSDDDDYKTAIMGKEDSESGDEGDTVSLKQSANAEDHTSKKPRRKSKRADEKDTLEVPQQGPGENGCSGEKSSSIAYKQTDPKTQRLYISFQENQYPDKATKESLAKELQMTIMQVSNWFKHRRYVKSKPVVSEEAVEKSKTGKEGECGRSVAGSSKQTSMETESVAGNKSVASESTNPGSRKRRRR; encoded by the exons ATGAATGGAGCAGCAGCTTTTAAACGGGTAACTAGGAGTAGCGCATCTGGTTTGAAGCAGATAAATGTAGATAGCGGAGGTGAGGTTAAGGATCCAACTGTTGACAATGTATCTGAACAAGGCAATGCCTCTGTACCTCTAAAACCATCTGAGGCAGGGAGTCAAATGCCAAATGATGCAAACGGAGTTAGGGGAAATGGAAAGGGGAAGGAAGTACAGACACCAACCCCTCAAACCGGGAAGAAGAGATCTAATACCAAAACCAAGTTTTCTGGGTCGTATCGTGAGCTTGTTATCGGTCTTCCTTGCCGTGGACAATTTGAAATCCAGCGGTCCAGGTCATCTAAGAGTTCGAAGAGGTTAGGAGGAGGTGGTGAAAggaatgttttgttttcaagtcACAAGAGTGCTCAGAGATCTAAAGATGCTGCTGCTGGATCATCTTCGGCTGCTGCTAATAATACACCTGTAGGTAGTATACcaaggaaaaggaagaagactacGAAGAAGGGAGAAGttagagaagatgatgagtacACAAGAATCAAAAAGAAACTTCGATACTTGCTAAAACGGATCAACTACGAGCAAAACCTAATTGATGCCTATTCTTTAGAAGGCTGGAGAGGTTCAAG TCTGGAAAAGCTAAGGCCGGAGAAAGAGCTTGAACGAGCCACAAAGGAAATTCTGCAACGCAAGGTTAAAATTAGAGATCTTTTTCAGCACCTGGACACACTCTGTGCTGAAGGAAGCCTTCCAGAGTCTTTATTTGATTCTCATGGAGCGATTTCAAGCGACGAT ATCTTCTGTGCAAAATGTGGTTCAAAGGACTTGTCTGTTGATAATGATATCATACTATGTGACGGGTTTTGCGACCGAGGCTTTCACCAATACTGTCTTGAACCACCTTTGCGGAAAGATGATA TTCCTCCGGATGATGAGAGTTGGCTATGCCCCGGATGTGATTGCAAAGATGACAGCTTGGACTTGCTTAATGATTCTTTAGGGACAAAACTTTCGGTCAGCGACAGTTGGGAG AAAATATTTCCTGAGGCAGCAGCAGCGTTGGCTGGTGGAGATCAAAATCTGAATTGTGATCTTCCGTCagatgattctgatgatgaagagtaTGATCCAGATGGTTTGAATgataatgaaaatgatgaagatAACAGTGAGGACAGTGACGAGTCTGAGAACGAAGATGGTAGTTCTGATGAATCTGATTTCACATCTGCATCTGACGAAATGATCGAGTCATTTAAAGAAGGGAAAGATATAATGGCGGATATAATGGCCCTTCCATCCGACGATTCTGAGGATGATGACTATGATCCTGAAGCTCCGACTCGTGATGAAGATGAAATACAAGAAAGTTCAAATTCTGATTGCACATCAGACTCTGAGGATATTGAAACATCATTCAAAGGAAATGAGTCTAATCAGCAAGATGAAGCTACACCACTTGAGGATCCTGGCAGAAAGAAACCTCAGCTCCCGTATGATTCCATTTCAGAGTCAGATGCTGTGCTTGATGATGGTCTTGCCGGTGTTCCCAGAAGGAGGAATGTTGAAAGGCTAGATTACAAAAAGTTGTATGAT GAGGAATATGAGAATGTTCCATCTTCctcaagtgatgatgatgattataaaACTGCGATAATGGGAAAAGAAGATTCCGAGTCAGGAGATGAAGGTGACACTGTGTCTCTAAAACAATCTGCAAATGCAGAAGATCATACTTCTAAGAAACCTAGACGAAAGTCGAAAAGGGCAGATGAAAAGGATACTTTAGAAGTGCCACAACAAGGTCCTGGAGAAAATGGTTGTTCTGGTGAAAAAAGCAGCTCTATAGCATATAAACAGACAGATCCCAAAACtcag AGATTATACATATCCTTCCAAGAGAATCAATATCCAGACAAAGCAACGAAGGAGAGCTTAGCCAAAGAGCTACAAATGACAATTATGCAA GTTAGTAACTGGTTTAAGCATAGGCGCTATGTAAAAAGCAAACCTGTAGTTTCAGAGGAAGCTGTCGAAAAGTCAAAAACGGGTAAGGAAGGTGAATGTGGGAGATCTGTTGCTGGAAGTAGCAAACAAACTTCTATGGAAACCGAGTCAGTTGCAGGGAACAAAAGTGTAGCATCGGAATCAACCAATCCTGGATCCcggaaaagaaggagaagatag
- the LOC109124598 gene encoding uncharacterized protein LOC109124598 isoform X2 codes for MAVFPIGSHFAPPHQMTKRHALSTSSPISLSTRLPQNVSFSKISGSGLSRHSVLAKAEDKIKSSSPSSLDEPIDDDEDLMDSSGTCDPICSVDEPSSSYFEANYQPKTDIIKALAVLAAALTGTAAINHSWVAANQDIAMALLFVIGYAGIIFEESLAFNKSGIGLLMAVSLWVVRSIGAPSTEIAVLDLQHATAEVSEIVFFLLGAMTIVEIVDAHQGFKLVTDNITTRKPKTLLWVVGFVTFFLSSILDNLTSTIVMVSLLRKLVPQSEYRKLLGAVVVIAANAGGAWTPIGDVTTTMLWIHGQISTLPTMLDLFIPSAVSLAVPLALLSLTSEVNGKEQDSKDVMASEKMAPRGKLVFGVGLGALVFVPVFKALTGLPPYMGILLGLGVLWILTDAIHYGESERQKLKVPQALSRIDTQGALFFLGILLSVSSLEAAGILREIANYLDANIPNVELIASAIGVVSAIIDNVPLVAATMGMYDLTSFPQDSEFWQLIAFCAGTGGSMLVIGSAAGVAFMGMEKVDFFWYFRKVSGFAFAGYAAGIAAYLAVHNLHLSIPTTVAQIPFLPGS; via the exons ATGGCGGTGTTTCCTATCGGCTCTCACTTCGCGCCGCCGCATCAGATGACGAAGAGACACGCCCTCTCGACTTCATCTCCTATCTCTCTCTCGACCCGATTGCCACAAAATGTCTCCTTCTCGAAAATATCAGGCTCGGGGCTTTCCAGACATAGCGTTCTCGCTAAAGCCGAGGATAAGATAAAGagctcttctccttcttctctcgaTGAACCAATCGATGACGATGAG GATTTGATGGACTCATCAGGAACATGTGATCCTATATGCTCGGTTGATGAACCTAGTTCAAGTTACTTTGAGGCTAATTACCAACCAAAGACAGATATAATCAAAGCCCTTGCTGTTCTTGCAGCAGCTCTTACAGGAACAGCTGCCATTAATCATTCCTGGGTTGCTGCTAATCag GATATTGCTATGGCATTGTTGTTCGTAATAGGATACGCTGGAATCATCTTCGAAGAGTCTTTAGCTTTTAATAAAAGTGGAATAGGACTGTTGATGGCTGTGAGTTTGTGGGTTGTGCGGAGCATTGGG GCTCCTTCAACTGAGATAGCTGTTTTAGATCTTCAACATGCAACAGCTGAAGTTAGTgaaattgtatttttcttgCTTGGCGCAATGACCATTGTGGAGATAGTTGATGCTCACCAAGGTTTTAAGTTGGTTACAGACAATATCACCACTCGGAAGCCAAAGACACTTTTATGGGTG GTCGGCTTCGTGACATTTTTCCTCAGTTCGATTCTAGACAATTTGACCTCTACCATTGTCATGGTTTCTTTATTGAGGAAACTGGTTCCTCAATCAGAATACCGCAA ACTTCTAGGAGCTGTTGTGGTAATAGCAGCAAATGCAGGAGGAGCATGGACTCCAATTGGTGATGTTACTACAACTATGTTATGGATTCATGGTCAGATATCCACCTTACCGACTATGCTG GACCTTTTTATACCTTCTGCCGTGTCTCTTGCTGTTCCACTAGCCCTCTTGTCCTTAACCAG tGAGGTAAATGGAAAGGAACAGGATTCTAAAGATGTAATGGCTTCTGAAAAGATGGCTCCAAGAGGAAAGCTAGTTTTTGGAGTTGGCCTTGGAGCGTTGGTATTTGTTCCAGTCTTTAAAGCTCTTACTGGATTGCCTCCTTACATGGGTATCTTGTTGGGTCTTGGAGTTCTTTGGATTTTGACGGATGCCATTCATTACGGTGAATCAGAAAGACAAAAGCTCAAAGTACCTCAGGCCTTATCTCGAATTGACACACAAGGCGCTCTGTTTTTCCTGGGGATTCTTTTATCTGTTAGCAG CCTTGAGGCAGCTGGGATCCTCCGAGAGATTGCAAACTACCTTGATGCTAATATACCCAATGTTGAGCTAATCGCAAGTGCTATTGGTGTTGTATCAGCAATCATAGACAATGTTCCATTGGTTGCAGCGACAATGGGGATGTATGATCTCACATCATTCCCTCAAGATTCTGAATTTTGGCAGCTCATTGCATTCTGCGCCGGCACTGGTGGTTCCATGCTTGTCATCGGTTCTGCTGCTGGTGTAGCCTTCATGGGGATGGAGAAAGTTGATTTCTTTTGGTACTTCCGAAAG GTTAGTGGTTTTGCTTTTGCTGGTTATGCTGCTGGTATTGCGGCTTACCTTGCAGTTCATAATCTTCATTTGTCGATCCCAACAACGGTGGCTCAGATCCCATTTCTCCCTGGTTCATAA